Proteins from one Fragaria vesca subsp. vesca linkage group LG6, FraVesHawaii_1.0, whole genome shotgun sequence genomic window:
- the LOC101313048 gene encoding GPI ethanolamine phosphate transferase 1-like, with protein MGGRAAEESSSRSRKVVNLSVRRKRLKTKEKWLVVVGVALHAVYMLSIFDIYFKSPIVHGMDLVSPRFAAPAKRLVLLVADGLRADKFFESDAAGKFRAPFLRSVIKERGRWGVSHARPPTESRPGHVAIIAGFYEDPSAVTKGWKANPVEFDSVFNRSRHTFSYGSPDIVPIFCAQLPHATWNSYSPDFEDFATDASFLDEWSFDQFQGLMNRSKEDPKLKELLLQDNLVVFLHLLGCDSNGHAHRPFSSIYLNNVAVVDSIAERVYNLLEDYYRDNRTAYIFTADHGMHDKGSHGDGHPTNTDTPLVVWGAGVKHPKPISSSSHGDGHSDCGTRFVDDHMHDTPTPKEWGLHGIERVDVNQADITPLMSTLLGLPGPVNSVGSLPLDYIDMNKTDEVEAVLANTKQVLNQFVRKSHTKEATSLFFKPFKPLAHY; from the exons ATGGGAGGGAGAGCGGCAGAAGAGAGCAGCAGCAGAAGCCGCAAGGTAGTGAACTTAAGCGTCAGAAGAAAACGGCTCAAGACGAAGGAGAAATGGCTCGTCGTCGTCGGCGTCGCTCTTCACGCCGTGTATATGCTCAGCATCTTCGACATCTACTTCAAATCCCCCATCGTCCACGGCATGGATCTCGTCTCCCCTCGCTTCGCCGCCCCGGCCAAACGCCTCGTCTTGCTCGTCG CCGACGGTCTCCGAGCGGACAAGTTTTTCGAGTCCGACGCCGCCGGCAAGTTCAGAGCGCCGTTTCTGAGGAGCGTGATCAAGGAGCGAGGCCGGTGGGGAGTCTCGCATGCTCGGCCGCCGACGGAGTCGAGGCCGGGACACGTGGCGATCATCGCCGGGTTCTATGAGGATCCGAGTGCTGTGACGAAAG GGTGGAAAGCTAACCCTGTTGAATTTGATTCGGTGTTTAACCGGAGCCGGCATACATTTTCGTATGGCAGTCCGGATATAGTTCCGATTTTCTGTGCTCAGTTGCCTCATGCTACTTGGAATAGTTATTCTCCTGATTTTGAAGACTTTGCTACTG ATGCCTCCTTTCTGGACGAGTGGTCGTTTGATCAGTTTCAGGGCCTAATGAATAGGTCCAAAGAAGACCCAAAGTTGAAGGAGTTACTTTTACAGGATAATCTTGTAGTCTTTTTGCACCTGCTTGGTTGTGATTCGAATGGTCATGCACATCGGCCCTTTTCGTCCATCTATCTCAATAATGTCGCGGTTGTCGACAGTATAGCTGAAAGGGTTTATAATCTTCTTGAAGATTACTACAGGGACAATCGTACAGCATACATATTTACTGCTGATCATGGAATGCATGATAAAG GTAGCCATGGAGATGGACATCCTACAAACACTGATACTCCCCTTGTTGTTTGGGGAGCAGGTGTTAAACACCCAAAGCCTATTTCCAGCAGCAGCCATGGAGATGGACATTCTGATTGTGGTACTCGTTTTGTTGACGACCATATGCATGACACGCCAACGCCTAAAGAATGGGGCCTTCATGGCATTGAAAGGGTGGATGTCAATCAAGCTGATATCACACCTCTCATG TCAACCCTTCTTGGATTGCCAGGTCCTGTAAACTCAGTTGGAAGTTTACCCCTTGATTACATAGACATGAATAAG ACAGATGAAGTTGAAGCTGTTCTAGCCAATACAAAGCAAGTTCTCAACCAGTTTGTTCGGAAATCAC ATACCAAGGAGGCAACCTCATTATTTTTCAAGCCTTTTAAACCACTGGCCCATTAT
- the LOC101308199 gene encoding uncharacterized protein LOC101308199: MAFKAMLILCASLLLITTRVSSYDEHEQVEKKLDQSERRSVFSMPLYRRIPPEPSPAPLNQPVTPLPTGSPSPVTCTQATPPVSRQYYQSLFSMSLYPNIHDEPEPSSSPLSQTITTPPGSPLPVTCARATPPAKSTPPTPIVKTSRDCVPLCGARCKVETNKKIWRRMCMKCCDLCKCVPPGHCGTNMDKCGKCYIDMEDHGHKCP, from the exons ATGGCTTTCAAAGCTATGCTCATTCTCTGTGCCTCTCTTCTCCTTATAACAACTCGG GTCTCATCCTATGATGAACATGAGCAAGTCGAGAAGAAGCTG GATCAAAGTGAACGCCGAAGTGTATTTAGTATGCCGCTATATCGGCGCATACCACCTGAACCGTCACCGGCACCGCTAAATCAGCCCGTTACTCCTCTACCAACTGGTTCGCCGTCGCCAGTCACGTGTACACAAGCAACACCACCCGTCAGTCGCCAGTACTATCAAAGTTTATTCAGCATGTCGCTATATCCGAACATTCATGATGAGCCTGAACCATCATCGTCACCGCTCAGCCAGACCATTACTACTCCACCAGGGTCGCCGTTGCCAGTCACATGTGCACGAGCAACGCCGCCAGCAAAGTCGACACCGCCCACTCCCATTGTGAAAACTAGCCGAG ATTGTGTGCCGTTGTGTGGAGCGAGGTGCAAAGTAGAAACAAATAAGAAGATATGGAGGAGAATGTGCATGAAGTGTTGTGACCTGTGCAAATGTGTTCCGCCGGGACATTGTGGCACCAACATGGATAAGTGCGGCAAGTGCTACATTGATATGGAAGATCACGGCCATAAGTGTCCTTGA